One stretch of Leptospira mtsangambouensis DNA includes these proteins:
- a CDS encoding M15 family metallopeptidase, with protein MLRTKYISLLFVSFFLVCGEKPVKPSKTDLYLGIEKTVYLTGKFNSPGPLAPVILEENEKEHFLRPEVKKALHQMVNDFEDSKPTSYKQHIFLVSSFRNFSHQKGIWESKFTGKKAMRLPINGKSQEEIIGLILEFSSAPGTSRHHWGTDFDINALDNAYFEDKGKGKILYDWLKQNASKYGFCQPYSSLSTRNNKGYQEEKWHWSYAPISNQLAKEWIKGFSSGEIQLNGSFLGAEVLGDRALDYVRSINPDCEKIQSPSL; from the coding sequence ATGTTGCGAACTAAGTATATTTCCCTTTTGTTTGTTTCTTTCTTTTTGGTCTGCGGAGAAAAACCTGTCAAACCTTCCAAAACAGATTTGTATTTAGGAATTGAAAAAACAGTTTATCTGACAGGTAAGTTTAATTCACCAGGCCCACTAGCACCCGTTATCTTAGAGGAAAATGAAAAAGAACATTTCCTTCGTCCAGAAGTCAAAAAAGCTCTCCATCAAATGGTAAATGATTTTGAAGATTCTAAACCAACTTCTTACAAACAACATATCTTTTTGGTATCTTCGTTTCGCAATTTTAGCCACCAAAAAGGAATTTGGGAATCAAAGTTCACTGGTAAAAAGGCAATGCGTCTTCCCATCAATGGAAAATCGCAAGAAGAGATCATCGGTTTGATTTTGGAATTTTCCAGTGCTCCAGGAACTTCTCGTCATCACTGGGGAACCGATTTTGATATCAATGCATTAGATAATGCTTATTTTGAAGATAAGGGAAAAGGAAAAATCCTTTATGATTGGCTAAAACAAAATGCATCCAAATATGGGTTTTGCCAACCTTACAGTAGTTTATCGACAAGGAACAATAAAGGATACCAAGAAGAAAAATGGCATTGGTCTTATGCTCCTATCTCCAATCAATTAGCAAAAGAATGGATTAAGGGATTCTCTTCAGGTGAGATTCAATTGAACGGAAGTTTTTTAGGGGCTGAAGTTCTTGGAGACCGGGCTTTGGATTATGTTCGTTCCATAAACCCGGATTGTGAAAAAATTCAGAGTCCTTCTTTATAA